The Bacillus zhangzhouensis region CGCAAAAAAGACAGCATCTACTTGCTGTTTTCTTATTTGTTTAAATAATTCTCCATATTGAGAATTGACTTGATGCAGATTTTCCTCATAATGTGCATGATGCACAAATGCAGCATAATAGGTTGTTTTAGGCTGATCAATTTTAAACAGGTGACGGTCTTGATCTCGGTCCTCTGTGATCATCAGCTTCAAACGGTCATTTTGGGATTGAATGCTGGATAGCCATAATTGTTTCATATCCGTCTTCTTTGTAAATGTTTGAATTCCTGTTTTTTTATACCAATTGATATGCCGAACCGGATTCTTTTTTGCATCACCATGATAAATGATCTCCATATAGATGCTGCCATCCTCATTGATTAATTCCTCTAAGTATAGAGCACCTGTATGTGGAACAAAGTTTTGTACTCTGCACAAAACGCCTTGCCAATTGTATTCTTCCCTCTTCACTAATTGCTGCTCTTCATTATATTGATCTATATAACAAATGGGGGAAGAAGGCAATTCATATCTCGTCACTTGAATGGTGGATTCATCTGCTGGAAAAATGGCTTCATTGATCTGATGTGATGATTCACCGGCAATAAATTCTGAATAACGTCTTTTCCTTCCGCTTTCCGGCAGAATATAGTGTTCAAATACATTCAAGATGTCCACTTTGCTAGGAAAGGTCTCCTCCAAGCTGTGAATACGTTCTTTCACATTTACATCATAATTTAAAGTTAAAATTGCAGTACGTTTATGCTGATCAGCCAAGAGCTTAATTCTTGCCTTTAAAGACTTCGTTAGGCTCTCATCCTGTTTCGGCACATCACCCAAAATAAAGTAATAGTCCATATCAGGCATGGCAACTGATGCCATTGTTTCATGTTGTTCAGATTGATCCAATGTGTCTTCAACTTTTTTCTTCATCCAATTTTTTTGAAACAAAGGAAGCTCTCCTTAAAAAGAATGATGACTTGCTCATTGTATTTTACATGAAAAAGTACTTCTCACCAAAAGATAAGAAGTACTTTTTTTAATCTATTAAAGTCCCGCAATTTCTTCCTTAATTTGTGTTGTTGAGATGCCTTCTGTTCTCTTCAAGTATACGACTTCGCAATATTCTTTTAAGAAATCGAATTTACCTTCCCAGTCATCCCCCATGACAAACACATCGATATCGTGCTCCTGCACGTCACGGACTTTTTGATCCCAGCTGTTTTCTGGAATGACTTCGTCTACATAACGAATGGTTTCAAGAATCAGTTTTCTATGCTCGTAGCTATGATAGGCTTTTTTTGATTTTTGTAAATTAAACTCGTCTGTAGAGATGGCCACTACTAAGTAATCTCCAAGCTGCTTTGCACGCTCTAAAAGCTTAATGTGCCCCCAGTGTAATAAATCAAATGTACCGTAAGTAATAACTTTCTTCATTGCAAACATAAACTCCTTTCTTCAATCCTTTTTCGACTGCATTCGTGCAGTAATTTATCCGTAATCCTGCGATATTCGATTCGTTCCTCGGAATCTCATTATATCACAGCGCCCACCAAACGTTAAGCGGATGTAAAGACAAACTATTTCCAATTTATTGGGCACTGGAGCAAAAGTTTGAGGAATCCATGTTTTACAAAGGATCATCCATATGAATTGATGATAATGTCATGAAATTTAAAGGTTTGTAAAGTTATTGTTAATATTTCATGGAGCATCTGTGATAAAATGATGAGTAGGCGAAGAATGAATTTACAATGAACGTTCATAGATAACAAGATAAAAGGAGGTCTAAACAATGCAAACAGAAGTGGTCTCTAACCTTTCTTATGTAAACGGCGACTTAGATGAATTTATCAGCTATATCAACCAGCATCATATTTCTCAGAGAAGAGGCGCCATGATTGCGACTGTCAATCCAGAGATAGGCTATGCCGCCATGAAGGATCATGCGTACCATCAAGTCGTCTCATCTGCGGATTATGTACTGCCGGATGGTGTAGGCGTCGTATTGATGTCTCGGATGACCCAAAGTCCGCTTAAGTCAAGAATTGCCGGCTTTGATGTCTTCATGTCTATGCTCGATCTAGCAAACAAGCAGTCTAAAAGAATCTTTTTATATGGTGCAAAAAAAGAAGTGCTTGAGGCTGTGAAACAGCGAATTAATACGGAATACCCAAATGTAGTCCTTGCAGGAAGCTGTGACGGCTATCAAGCCGATAAACGTTTCGTAGCGAAGCAAATCGCGCGCTCGAAACCTGATATGGTGTTCGTCGCTTTAGGTTATCCAAACCAAGAGAACTTTATTTATGAATACCGCCATTTATTCCCGCAGGCTGTTTGCATCGGTTTAGGCGGAAGCTTTGATGTATTTAGCGGAACGGTGAAGCGTGCACCACGCTGGATGATTAAGACAAATACAGAATGGCTGTACAGATTGATTGTGAATCCATGGAGATGGAAACGAATGCTAAATATTCCTAAGTACGCTTTTGCCGTATTGCAAGAAAGCAAAGGAAAAAAACGTTACTATCCTGAGCAGCAGGTAAAGGATCAGACGAAGCATCTGTGAGAGACTGACAAATGAAGAATATACGCTCAATGATTATTTCATGCTACGCTGCTTTTGTTTCTTTCATTGGATGGATGATGAGCGGCGTGAAACCTCGTGAAAACCAGGTGACGCTGGTTGTTTCATTCCAAGAGAATGCGGCTGCTCTCATTCATACTTATCAACAACAGGCAAACATGACAATGAAACTTACTGTCCTCTATACGAAACATGCTTCTGCGATAGAAAAGGACGGGCCTCATCTGTCATTTCGCTACTTTCATGAAAAAAACCCTCTCCATCTCATTCAATGTGTGTATACGATGTTTAAAAGCAAGGTTGTCGTGACGGATAATTACTTTCTCATGACTAGTGTGCTCAGAAAACGGCCTTCTACCACCTGTATTCAAGTATGGCATGCCAATGGGGCTTTGAAAAAATTCGGGCTTGAAGATGCTTCAAATTCTGAACGAAGTCCCCGTGACATCAAACGCTTCAAACGCGTCTATGCATCTTTTGATTACATCGTGACAGGCTCAGATCACATGCAGGAGATTTTCAAGACCTCGTTCGGGGTCAATGATGAACGCTTTTTACCAACTGGTGTACCACTGACGGATGTGTACTACGAACAGCACCAGCCTTCTTTGAAACTGGATGATATCCCAAAAGGGAAAAAGATCCTGCTGTATGCACCGACTTATCGAGACTTTGCAATGGACGGTCTTGTCCTGCCTTTTTCAAAAGAGCAATTGCAAACTAAGCTGAATGGCGATTATATTCTGCTCGTCAAGCTTCATCCTGCGGTCAAACATTTAGCGAAAGCAGAAGTAGACGGTGAATGGATATTTGATGTGTCCGATCAGCCGCTCTATCCATTGCTTTGTGCTTGTGATGTCCTCGTGACAGATTATTCGTCGATTGTGTTTGAGTATGCGCTGCTCGAAAAGCCTGTCTTGTTCTTCACTTATGACTTAGACACTTATCGAGAGAAACGCGGCTTAGTCGATCGGTATGAAGACATCATTCCTGGAAAGGCTTGCGCCACTCAAGACATGCTTTTGCAGGAGCTTTTGCATCTAAACGAATCATCCGAGAGAGAACGAATCAAAACCTTTGCTGAGGAATGGAACCAATATTCAAAGGGACAATCAAGTCAGCAGCTTCTTTCATTTATTGAGCAGCAGCTGCTCCTACACAAAAAACGTCCGGCTTCTCAATAGGAAGCACGGACGTTTTTTTATTTGTTATACACCGGGATATCGTAATACAGCGTATAGTCATCCAGCAGGTTATACAAACTATACATGCGAGTGACTTGCTTAGAAGCCCAGCCAATATCTGTTGCATATTGATGAGTCGCTGCAGCCGACCAGCGCATTTTATAAATTGTATCTTGCTTGTATGTAGCATTATTGATATAACTGTTGCCAATGAATCTTGCCCCGCCAATAATGGCAGCCTCTGGCGTGAACCATTGCTGTTCATACGCATACTTTGCACCGAGACCAATCGGATTGCTGTCATATGCGCCAATGCCATACATGTTATATACTTTCTTTCCATTAAACATTGTACCATTCGCTAAAATGGAACTTCCGTTACCCGTTTCAAGCAACGCATGAGAGATCAGATAAATTTCGTTAATATGATACGTTTTTGCTGCTGTAATAAAGGCTTGTCCTTTACCCGCAAGAATCCCTTTACCTGCTAAAATCTTTGAATTGACCTCTGCCGGATTGAGATTTGCAGCTTCAGAGAGTTTCAGAAATTGAAAATAAGATGGTGTGCCTTCTGCAATATTGGCTGGATCTATATACTTTTGCACCTCTGCTGCACTTGCATTTCTCCAGCCGAGGTTGATCCTGATCCAGTTCCCTTCTTTTCCAAGCTGTTTCACTTTTGCTCCTTTATTCAACTGTGCCACAATGTTGCTTGGAGAACTCGAATCAGGTGTAGAACGGACATTTAAGCCGTCCGTATTCACTGTTGATGTTGCTTGGTCTACATATGCTGCATAGACATACGCCGCACCATCTGTCTGTGGTGACACCTTCATTTGTTTGTTTACCATCTCATTGACAGTAAGGTTGTAGTTCGTTTGCATGACCATTGGGCCATTTTTAATTTTTACGGCTGTGGCTGTCCAGCCATATTGTTTTTTCACAAAAGTAATGGCTTCATTTACAGTTGGTAACCCTGTAAATGGCTGCGTAATGTTGATTTTGTAAGTAGGTTTCGTTGTTGTTGTATACGCAGCGGTTTCATTCCGTTTTTTGAAAAAGGCCATGCCTTGGTCACGCAGTGCAGCTGTTGAGATGACACCTGTTTTGATCTGATATTGAGTATAACCAGTTGCGCCTGTTTTTTGAGCAGCGGCCTTCATTTTTTGTTTCGTCAAATAGCTGAGTGCTTGATTCAGTTTTGTCTGATTCACTGTCGGATCTGTTGTGATACGGTATTGCTTGACCGCTTCTGTCAGCGTTTTTGTCCTGCTGGCAACACCATTTTTCTTGATAATCTCTTGGGCCTGCTTGACTTTACTTTGCTCATATACAGGTGTTGTCATGAGACTATACGTTTTACTGACAGCTTGTCCCTTACTTTCCTTGATACTGCTTGTCATCTTCTGCGTTCTTAAGTATGCAGCACCTTTATTCACTTTCGTTTGATCCACTGCTTGATTGACGACAAGCCGATACGTGCTGTCTGATACCTTGCCTGTTTTTTTCGTTGTCGCAGATACTTTTTTCTTTTGGAAGAAAGCTGCTGCTTTTTTCGCTTGATCGTCTCCTAAAAGGTTCCCCGTCACTACTTGATATGGCTGTGTAGAAGATATTTTTTTGGAGGTGTAGCGCCATTTCTTTTTCTTGAAAAAGGCTACCGTTTTGGCGTAAGCTGTATCGTTCAATTGATTGAGCTTCACGATATAATGTTTTGTTTTTCCCACTCGCTGCACAGTACCTGCAGCACCAGTTTGTTTCTTCATCTGAGCTGCAGCTGAAGCTGCTTGTTTGTTGTCTTTAAAATAGCCTGATTCCAAGCTGTAGACATTTTTTAAGGCACCTGTCTTTTGAATCTTCCCGCTGATCTTTGCTTCTTTTTGCAGCTGGGTAAGGAGCGTCTGTGCTTTCGACTGATTCGCTTGTGCAGCGGATGTGACGATGTAATACGGCTTACCTGCTGTCACCGTTTGAAGGACTGGTTTTAAACCAGATGCCTTTTGAAAGCCTTGCAGAATGGTATTCGCCTTACTTTGTCCAATAATACCGCTTGAAATCAGCTGATACACAGTGCCAGCTTTCGTTTCGGTTTGGTATGTACTGGTGACGCCTGCCTGCTTTTGCAGCTCAGTTTGAATATTTTTCACTTTCGTTTCAGAATCAATGGTTCCTGATATGACCTGATAAGAAGGTTTGCTTTGATTGATGACTTCATAGGAGCTATTGAGCCCTGATGTTTTCGTTAGTTCAAGTGAGAGCTTTTTCGCCTGACTTTCATCATTGACTGGGTCAGATACGACCTTTTGTAAAGGAAGGCGGTCACCTACTGGAGACACCGTACCGCTGATGCCCACCTCTTTCTTTAATGCAGCTGCACTTGCACTCGCTGCTGCTTGTGACTCATATCCTGAAGCAGTGAGCAGATAGGTTGACCTATTTCCTGATGTTTGATAAGTGGCTGTCCACTTTTTGTCCTTCTTCAGTGTTTCCACTGCTTTTTTCACTTCTGCTACTGTTGTAAAAACCTTTGAGGTGTTCATCTTATAAATGGATTGATCGACATAGGAAGCTGCTTGCGCTTCTTTACCCGTGTGTAATGTCATACCAAAGGCAGCTGCGAGTAACATAATCTTGATGATTTTTTTCACGTTCCCTGTCCCTCTCTTAACTTTTGCATAATAGTCTACTAATCTCTTTATCGACAAAAACAAGTACTCTTTCAAGTTATTTATAGAATAGAGGACCTCTTCGAAGTCCTCTTTTCCTTATATATGTGATACAATCAGTTCACAAGATCCTTCAATTAAAAAGCTCCCTGTTTCAGCAGGCAGAATAAAATGAGCGCCTTTTGGCAGTGGATATGTGTTTCCGTCATGCTCTAAAGACCCTTCTCCATTAATTACACTGCATAGCAAAAACGGATAATCCTGCGAAAGCTCTACTTTTTGATCAATTTCCCATTTATACACAGAGAAGTATTCTGCTTCGACAAATGTACGAATGGTCACTCCCCGGCGTGTTTCAACTGACTCATCTGTATATCCGTCTACGTGGGGAACCGTTGTGACATCAATCGCTTGCGCAAAATGAAGTTCACGTTCGTTGCCATTCTGATCTTTTCGTTCATAATCATATACCCGATAGGTTGTATCCGAGCTTTGCTGCGTTTCAAGGACAAGTGTTCCTTCGCAAAGCGCATGAATCGTACCGCTTGGTACATAATAAAAATCACCAGGCTTAATCTTCACCCGCCGCAAAAGACCTTCCCAATCTCCACTATTCATCATGGTTACAAGCTCCGTTCTTGTTCTTGCATTGTGCCCATAGATCATTTCCGCTCCTTCTTTGCAGTCAATGATATACCAGCACTCTGTTTTTCCAAGCTCGCCATTTTCATGTCTTTCAGCATAATCATCATCTGGATGTACTTGAACGGACAAGTCTTTGTTTGCATCTAAAATTTTGGTTAAAAGCGGGAAGCGATCGCCTTCTATCCCCCCGAACAATTCTCTATGATTGTCCCAAAGTTCGATCAGTGTTTTCCCTTTATATGGACCGTCCTGCACGACACTTGGTCCGTTTGGATGAGCAGAAATTGCCCAGCATTCTCCCGTTTGATCAGATGGAATATCATAGCCAAATTGATCCCTTAAGGCTGTACCTCCCCATATTCTCTCCTTCAATTCAGGCAGTAAAAAAATTGGTGACTGCTTCATTCAGGATGACTCCTCCCTTTGCTACCCTTTGATCATCTTGACCTAGCTTGATGAAAACTAAAAGTCTCAACTTTTATTATGACGCTATCTAAAGAGAAGTCAATCCTTTCAGTACACCGAATGAAAACGATAACACAAAAAATGTTTTACCCTTTAACAGAGCCTGCGAGAAGCCCTTTGACAAAGTATTTCCCAAGAAGAATATAGACGAGTAGTGTCGGCAGCGCAGCCAATATCGCCCCTGCCATTTGGACGTTCCATTGCACAATTTGACTGCCTGATAGGTTTTGCAAGGCAACCATCACCGGCTGATGCTCCGCAGTGGTCATCGTGACTGCAAATAAGAATTCATTCCACACATTTGTGAACTGCCAAATGGCGACCACGACAAATCCTGTGATCGAAAGCGGAAGAATCATATGTCTGAAAATCCCGATAAACCCTGCACCATCCATTTTCGCTGATTCAATCATTTCATCTGGGATGCTCACATAGAAATTCCGGAACATGAGTGTTGTGATCGGAAGTCCATATACAACATGGACAAGGACAAGCCCTGGAATTGAATTATACAATCCGACTTCACGCAAAAATTGAATGAGCGGGATCAGGATACTTTGATATGGAATAAACATCCCAAACAGCATCAGCGTAAAGACTACTTCTGATCCTTTGAAACGCCATTTTGATAGGACATAGCCATTCATTGCACCTAAAACAGCTGACAATAAAGTAGCAGGTATAACAAGATAAAGAGAATTCATTAAATTGGGCGCAAGCTTCTCAAACGCGATCTGATAGCTTGAAAAATCGAGTGTGGATGGCAGCGACCACATTCGCTCAAGGGTGACTTCTCCTAATGGCTTCAAACTTGTAACGAGCATGACATAAACAGGCATCAGAAAAAAGAGACTGCACCAAATCAATAAAGCATAAAGGACTGGACGGACAAACCATCTGGCTGTCATGATGAAGCCCCCTTCCGGCTCGACAAGAGATATGGCACGATAAAGACCGCAACAGAGATCAGCATGACAATCGCAATGGCGGCACCGCCTGCATAATGGTTTCCTCTAAAGGTCATTTCAAACATATACACGCCCGGAACATCCGTGACAAAGTTCGCACCCGGTCCTGTCATCGAGTAAATCAAATCGAAGATCTTTAAAGAAATATGTGCCATGATGATAACGACACTTGCAGTAATCGGTTTTAAAAGAGGGAAAATGATTTTCCAGTAAATCTGCCACTCCGTTGCACCATCCATTCTAGCAGCCTCTCTTACTTCCTCTGGAATTCCTCTTAGACCCGCCAAATACATCGCCAGAGAGAAGCCTGTCATTTGCCAAACAGCTGCAATCACAACAGCAATCATGGCCGCAGGTACACCAAACTCAATTTTGCCCCAGACAAATCCGGCCAATATGTTCGTATCTGTGTACCATTTAGGCTGGATACCGAGCGTTTTCAAAAATAAATTCATTCCTGTTGACGGGTTTAAAATCCATTGCCATACGACTCCTGTGACAACGAAGGAAAGAGCCATCGGAAAGAAGAATAAATTCCGAAAAAGAGATTCCGCCTTGATCTTCTGGTCTAGTAAAATCGCAAGTGTGAGACCAGAGACAATGACGGCGCCAATAAAAAAAAGAGTAAAAAAGACCGTGTTTCGAAGATCTGACTGAAAGCGGAAATCTTGAAACAGCATGACATAATTGCGAAGACCTGCGAAAGAGAATTCAGGAACAAGTGAGGTCCAGTTTGATAATGACACATATCCTGTCCAGCCAATAAAGCCGTAAACAAAGATGAATAATAAAACCGCTGACGGGGCTAAAAAAAGCAGCGCCAGCAGCTGGTCTCTATTCCATTTTTTCCGCATACGTTTGACTTTGGGCATAGGTGTTTTTGTAATCGGCGATGTGTTCATGCACATGAAACTACACTCCTTCGTCTTTATTTCATTGCATCTTTTAAAGATGCAACAAACTGGCTGCTGTCTTTTTGTGTCACGAAGATATTGACGGCTTGATTCGCTTTCGTCACAAACCCTTCTTCAGTAGCTGAGCCATGTGCAAGAGACGGCGCCAGCTTTGACTCTTTAAATGCCTTCATCGCCGATTTTCCGTATTCATCATATTTTGATACATCTGCATCCACACGTGCTGGAATCGATCCTTTGAGCGGATTAAACGCATCCTGTCCTTCCACAGATCCTAAAACAGATAAGAATTTCTTCACGTTCTCTGGCTGTTTAACACCTTTTGGCAGTCCGAATGTATCGGTGATCACCATAAAGCTTCCCTCCGTTCCAGGAGTCGCCGTGTATCCAAAGTCTTGATTCACCTTCAAATCAAGATCATTCACAAAGTACCCCTTCGCCCAATCGCCCATGACATTCATTGCCGCTTTTCCTTTTGCCACGAGCTGTGAGGCATCCTGCCAGTTACGTGAGCTGTGATCATCATTGACGTATTCGAGCATACGTCCAAAGATGTCTGCCGCTTCCTTCACTTTTGCGTCATCCATTTTCATGTCGCCAGCCCAAAGTTTTTGATAACCATCTGCACCTAATACACCCAGCAAAATACTTTCAAACAAATGAGTCGCTGCCCAAGGCTCCTTATCTCCAAGTGCAAGTGGTGTGATCCCTTTTTTCTTTAATGCATCTGCTGTTTTGAAAAATTCATCAAATGTCGTTGGCGGTTCTAAGCCTGCATCATCAAATATCTTCTTGTTATACCAAAGCACATTGCCCCTATGAATGTTCACCGGCACTGAATAGATTTTTCCATCTTTGCTGACAAGGTCAATCAGTGATTTTGGAAATTTGTCTTTCCAGCCTTCTTTTTCATATAAATCATCCAGCGGCTCCATTTTGCCTGCCGCAACCCAGCTCTCATTCAGCTCCGCCCCGCCATGCACTTGAAACGTAGCAGGCGGGTCATTTCCCTGCATACGGCTAGTCAGGACAGCCTTTGCATTCGTACCAGCACCACCTGCGACGGCTGCATTTTCAATTGGAATGCCTTTATTCTTCTCTTCAAACAATTGAATGAGTGCCTTCAGCCCATCTTCCTCACCCGCTCCAGTCCACCAAGAGAAAATGTCGAGCTTTTCCGCTCCGCCTTCTTTTTTTGCATCTGAGTTCGTCAATGAACTGCAGGCAGTGACGATAAGCAGACAGAGTGCCAGCAGCGTAAAGCCTAATTTGAATTTCATGATTGATCCCCCATTCTTTTTGTAAGCGTTATCAAAATAAGTATAATGGCAGACCCTTGCTTTTTTTCAGGCAAACTTCTTCACTTTTTTATGAACTTCTTCATTTTTTTACGGTCTGTTTTCGATATTCCTTCGGTGAACAACCGACCATCTTCTTAAACACACGGCTGACGTAATTGGGGTCTGTATACCCTGCCAGATAGGTCATTTCTTTTAAGCTAAGCGAGCTGTCTATGAGGAGCTTTTTGATTTTATCCACCCGGCAGGTTGTCACATACTCTTTAAATGTCAGACCAGTCTCGTCTTTAAATCGTTTTGTGAAATAGGTTGGACTTAAATCAACAAAAGCGGCCGTTTGCTCAAGTGTAATCTGTTCACAATAATGCATTTTAATGTAACGTTTTGCCCGCTCAATGTCATTGATGGTCTGGGTCCTCGCTTCATACACGTCAAATAGGTGTTCACAGCACTGGCGGCATTCAGCTGCGGTGCTGATTGTCAATATCGATAGGTCTGTACGGAGACGTGATTTAATGAGAATCAGCAGTTCTTTTATTTGTGAAATCGTCGCCCCCTCTAATTCAAAGGCATCAAATAAAGCCAGCGCATCCTCTCTTCTCCCATCCTCGAGCGCCTGCATCATGCTGTCTGCAAGCTCCGGCAGATGAATCAATGGACCGGGCTTCATGTCTTTTTGGTAAAAGCCATAACGAACAACACCGCCACTCTTTTTTCGCTGATAATAGGAAAGCTTCGCCTCTGCTGCACTTTTCTGAAGATGAAGCGGGTTTGAGACTGGATGCCCTATGCCAACGACAGGTGAAGGCTGACCGTTTGTCATGGCAGCTCGAATGGCTAGCAAGACTTCTGCCTTTAGCTGACCTGGTTTTTGCTGACTATAAATGAGGCATGTAACCAGTTCACCCCCCATCTGAATCGGCACCGTATGAAATCTTGCAGATTTCTGTAAATCGATCAACTGCTGATCCCCGCCTGTCCGCTGAACAGCGATGATAAGGCCTGCTTCATATTCGGAAAATAGTTGTTGAAACTCTATGGAGGTATAGGGTTGACCGTTTATGACATGAGCTTTAAGCCACTTTGACTGCTGATCGGCCGCTGCCGCCTGCCGCTGAGATGCCTCCTGCTGAATCTCTGCTGCTACAAATCGAATGGCTGCGATGGTTTCTTCTTTGTCAGCTGGTTTGACGAGGTATTGTTTCACCCCTTCCTGCATCGCTTGCTTGGCGTAATCAAATGTATCGTAAGCTGTCAACATAATGAATTTTGTATGCGGACTGCTTGCTTTGATCTGTTTGATCGCTGTCAGTCCATCCATTCCAGGCATCTGAATATCCATGAGCACAAGATGAATGGGCTCAGATTGCACGAATTCAACTGCCTTTTTTCCATTTTCCGCTTCTCCTGCGATATGACACTCTGGAAGCCATTCGGTTAAGAACTTCCGCATCGCTAGTCGTTCTATTTTTTCATCATCGACAATCAGCACGTTCAGCATGCCGGTCCCTCCTTCATCGGAATAGCCAATTGTATGGT contains the following coding sequences:
- a CDS encoding poly(glycerol-phosphate) alpha-glucosyltransferase, with the translated sequence MFQKNWMKKKVEDTLDQSEQHETMASVAMPDMDYYFILGDVPKQDESLTKSLKARIKLLADQHKRTAILTLNYDVNVKERIHSLEETFPSKVDILNVFEHYILPESGRKRRYSEFIAGESSHQINEAIFPADESTIQVTRYELPSSPICYIDQYNEEQQLVKREEYNWQGVLCRVQNFVPHTGALYLEELINEDGSIYMEIIYHGDAKKNPVRHINWYKKTGIQTFTKKTDMKQLWLSSIQSQNDRLKLMITEDRDQDRHLFKIDQPKTTYYAAFVHHAHYEENLHQVNSQYGELFKQIRKQQVDAVFFADTKHKEDVEKVLGEQVYFYLVPSDEKAVWNMAIHHMLENHEHKDELREIADRMKWVLRDLSSEHHVLHLQLELKDEMSHADHVQIDFAGYDRVNGAEIISQTIDENHLVSFPIGHFQTKKNIEINQTKFVDFYIRFKTEELQEVLQRLEIEGELLTNKPSSIDGWSYQTKQGNYSWKVK
- the tagD gene encoding glycerol-3-phosphate cytidylyltransferase; amino-acid sequence: MKKVITYGTFDLLHWGHIKLLERAKQLGDYLVVAISTDEFNLQKSKKAYHSYEHRKLILETIRYVDEVIPENSWDQKVRDVQEHDIDVFVMGDDWEGKFDFLKEYCEVVYLKRTEGISTTQIKEEIAGL
- a CDS encoding WecB/TagA/CpsF family glycosyltransferase; translated protein: MQTEVVSNLSYVNGDLDEFISYINQHHISQRRGAMIATVNPEIGYAAMKDHAYHQVVSSADYVLPDGVGVVLMSRMTQSPLKSRIAGFDVFMSMLDLANKQSKRIFLYGAKKEVLEAVKQRINTEYPNVVLAGSCDGYQADKRFVAKQIARSKPDMVFVALGYPNQENFIYEYRHLFPQAVCIGLGGSFDVFSGTVKRAPRWMIKTNTEWLYRLIVNPWRWKRMLNIPKYAFAVLQESKGKKRYYPEQQVKDQTKHL
- a CDS encoding CDP-glycerol glycerophosphotransferase family protein, giving the protein MKNIRSMIISCYAAFVSFIGWMMSGVKPRENQVTLVVSFQENAAALIHTYQQQANMTMKLTVLYTKHASAIEKDGPHLSFRYFHEKNPLHLIQCVYTMFKSKVVVTDNYFLMTSVLRKRPSTTCIQVWHANGALKKFGLEDASNSERSPRDIKRFKRVYASFDYIVTGSDHMQEIFKTSFGVNDERFLPTGVPLTDVYYEQHQPSLKLDDIPKGKKILLYAPTYRDFAMDGLVLPFSKEQLQTKLNGDYILLVKLHPAVKHLAKAEVDGEWIFDVSDQPLYPLLCACDVLVTDYSSIVFEYALLEKPVLFFTYDLDTYREKRGLVDRYEDIIPGKACATQDMLLQELLHLNESSERERIKTFAEEWNQYSKGQSSQQLLSFIEQQLLLHKKRPASQ
- a CDS encoding N-acetylglucosaminidase, with product MKKIIKIMLLAAAFGMTLHTGKEAQAASYVDQSIYKMNTSKVFTTVAEVKKAVETLKKDKKWTATYQTSGNRSTYLLTASGYESQAAASASAAALKKEVGISGTVSPVGDRLPLQKVVSDPVNDESQAKKLSLELTKTSGLNSSYEVINQSKPSYQVISGTIDSETKVKNIQTELQKQAGVTSTYQTETKAGTVYQLISSGIIGQSKANTILQGFQKASGLKPVLQTVTAGKPYYIVTSAAQANQSKAQTLLTQLQKEAKISGKIQKTGALKNVYSLESGYFKDNKQAASAAAQMKKQTGAAGTVQRVGKTKHYIVKLNQLNDTAYAKTVAFFKKKKWRYTSKKISSTQPYQVVTGNLLGDDQAKKAAAFFQKKKVSATTKKTGKVSDSTYRLVVNQAVDQTKVNKGAAYLRTQKMTSSIKESKGQAVSKTYSLMTTPVYEQSKVKQAQEIIKKNGVASRTKTLTEAVKQYRITTDPTVNQTKLNQALSYLTKQKMKAAAQKTGATGYTQYQIKTGVISTAALRDQGMAFFKKRNETAAYTTTTKPTYKINITQPFTGLPTVNEAITFVKKQYGWTATAVKIKNGPMVMQTNYNLTVNEMVNKQMKVSPQTDGAAYVYAAYVDQATSTVNTDGLNVRSTPDSSSPSNIVAQLNKGAKVKQLGKEGNWIRINLGWRNASAAEVQKYIDPANIAEGTPSYFQFLKLSEAANLNPAEVNSKILAGKGILAGKGQAFITAAKTYHINEIYLISHALLETGNGSSILANGTMFNGKKVYNMYGIGAYDSNPIGLGAKYAYEQQWFTPEAAIIGGARFIGNSYINNATYKQDTIYKMRWSAAATHQYATDIGWASKQVTRMYSLYNLLDDYTLYYDIPVYNK
- the manA gene encoding mannose-6-phosphate isomerase, class I, with protein sequence MKQSPIFLLPELKERIWGGTALRDQFGYDIPSDQTGECWAISAHPNGPSVVQDGPYKGKTLIELWDNHRELFGGIEGDRFPLLTKILDANKDLSVQVHPDDDYAERHENGELGKTECWYIIDCKEGAEMIYGHNARTRTELVTMMNSGDWEGLLRRVKIKPGDFYYVPSGTIHALCEGTLVLETQQSSDTTYRVYDYERKDQNGNERELHFAQAIDVTTVPHVDGYTDESVETRRGVTIRTFVEAEYFSVYKWEIDQKVELSQDYPFLLCSVINGEGSLEHDGNTYPLPKGAHFILPAETGSFLIEGSCELIVSHI
- a CDS encoding carbohydrate ABC transporter permease, which encodes MTARWFVRPVLYALLIWCSLFFLMPVYVMLVTSLKPLGEVTLERMWSLPSTLDFSSYQIAFEKLAPNLMNSLYLVIPATLLSAVLGAMNGYVLSKWRFKGSEVVFTLMLFGMFIPYQSILIPLIQFLREVGLYNSIPGLVLVHVVYGLPITTLMFRNFYVSIPDEMIESAKMDGAGFIGIFRHMILPLSITGFVVVAIWQFTNVWNEFLFAVTMTTAEHQPVMVALQNLSGSQIVQWNVQMAGAILAALPTLLVYILLGKYFVKGLLAGSVKG
- a CDS encoding sugar ABC transporter permease encodes the protein MCMNTSPITKTPMPKVKRMRKKWNRDQLLALLFLAPSAVLLFIFVYGFIGWTGYVSLSNWTSLVPEFSFAGLRNYVMLFQDFRFQSDLRNTVFFTLFFIGAVIVSGLTLAILLDQKIKAESLFRNLFFFPMALSFVVTGVVWQWILNPSTGMNLFLKTLGIQPKWYTDTNILAGFVWGKIEFGVPAAMIAVVIAAVWQMTGFSLAMYLAGLRGIPEEVREAARMDGATEWQIYWKIIFPLLKPITASVVIIMAHISLKIFDLIYSMTGPGANFVTDVPGVYMFEMTFRGNHYAGGAAIAIVMLISVAVFIVPYLLSSRKGASS